CGGGGATCGGTGTCTTAACCAGTGAATTGGCGCAACGGGCTGATAAAGTGGTTGCGGTGGAAATTGACCAGCGGCTGTTACCGGTTTTAGAGGAAACCTTATCTGATTATCATAATATCAAAATCATCAACCAGGATATTTTAAAGGTAGACCTCCACAAATTGATCCAGGAAGAATTCGCAGGGATGCAGGTTGTGGTATGCGCTAACCTTCCTTATTATATTACCTCTCCTGTTATTATGTATTTGTTGGAAAGTAGGTTGCCAATTGATGCTGTTACCGTGATGGTGCAAAAAGAGGCTGCCATCCGTATTTGTGCCCAGCCTGGAACCAGGGATGTAGGTGCTGTTAGCTTGGCGGTGCGTTATTTTAGCGAACCTCGTATTTTGTTCCAGGTATCCAGAGGAAGTTTTATGCCTGCGCCTAATGTAGATAGCTGCGTTATCCGGCTGGATATTAAAAAAGAAACGCCACAGAATATACTGGATGAAAAGCTGTTTTTCCGTTTGGTAAAAGCGGCGTTTTCCCAGCGAAGAAAAACTTTGGTGAACCCAGTATCCGGCAGTTTAGGGGTGGGCAAACCCCGGTTAAAACAATTGATGGAGGAATCCGGAATAAAATCTACTGCCCGTGCGGAAGAATTGACGATGGAACAGTTTATCCAGCTTGCAAACGGGATTACAATGTTGAAAAAATAATAAAACGAATAAGCGCAAAAACCCTCTATGGTAGGATCGTACTGCCCCATATTGTGCAGACAGTACAAAAAAGACCCGTGGTGTAGGAATATTAAGTTTTAGTAGGAATGGCACAGTGTGAGCGGCACTACTCCTGTTTTAATTTGGATGCGTTCGTGGTTGTAGAAATGGATATATTGGTCAATTATTTCTCTCTGACTTTTTCCTGCCTGAATTATTTCCTCGATTTCTGGTAATATTTCCTGCCCGTGCGTGTAATTTCCTTTTTGTACAGTTAAGCTCCCTGATGTATCTATTTTCCTACATCAGGGGGCTTTTGTCTATTATCCGTTTTTGCTGGATCTATTCAATCCTACCATAGAAGGTTTTTATGATATCAATCAATGTAAAGATATTTTAGGGTTTCTACTGTAAAAGGAGAAATGTTATTTTAAGAAGGACGCAAAACAAGGAATAGTATTTCATTTTATGTATTAGAAAAATCACAATAGAAACCAGATAATCAATAGTTCACACAAAAAATAAAAGGATATTCTCTCCATAGTAGCACGAATCTCTTTTGAAATATCTAGTAGTATGTTGATTTCGCAAAAATATTTTGGTGATTTTTGTCGATTTACTATATAGCTATTTGTTATCCCTTATGCTACAATAAAAGCAGGAAAAGGAGGCATTTATGATGAAAAAGAGTTTAAAAGTAGGAGTATTTGTTTTATGTTGTGTTATGGTGACCCTTTGTCTAACTGGATGTGTTTTTGGCAATGTTAATCAAACCCTTACTCTAGGCGGGGAATACGCATTGTTGCTGAATAATGGTTCTTGGTATGATGAACAGGGAAATCTGGTTTTACAATTGGACGAATACCGTGGATGTACGATTGCGGGTGACCAGGAAATATATCGAGGCGGATTTTTTGTGGATACTGATTTTACCTGTTATATTGAAGATGATACTGTGGTACCAGAAACGACAGAATCAACAGGAAATGGGTTGTTAGTGTTTAATTTAAACGATGGGCCTCATGTTTATGAATGGACGGACGAATTAAGTTCTGATTCCGAAACCTGGCATTTTGAAATTGGCTCAAAACAAAATGAGAATATTTTGTATTGGGAAGGAAAAATTTTGCATCAGGAGGTAGAGGGAACAGACGATAATGTTCCTACTTTGGGGATATAACAATTGATTTTTCTAAGCTGGTAACAGTTGTGAAAAGATGGATGTTGGTATGGATATGTGTTATGCTTGCCGTTTTGTTTGAATTACCAGCATTTGCGGAAGAACCAATATTAAAGTGGAATGAATCCGGATTTTTATCCTTAATGAAATCTCAGGACTTTGTGGAAATTTCTGCATTGGAAGAGGATATTTTGGAAGAAATCAGTGATAATTTGCTGGGGCTGGAGGATGTGGAAAAATCCGATATTGTTCCGGAATTGATTGATTATGAAAACGCCTATTGCTGTTTTGTTATGTCTGACCCATTTCTTTTAGGAGAGTTTTCCACAGAAGATTGTATACGAGAACTGCGTTATACCACTCATATTTGGATGATTCCAATCTGTTGTAAGGGGTTTCGGATTACAATCCAGTGTTTTCCAAGGGATTATCCTTTTTTAGCGGATAGCGAAAAGGAAAAGATGGAGAAATCAGGGAGAAGCTGGGTGGTTGGTGAATTCGCGTTAAACTATGTGCGGTATTCATCAGGTATGGATGTAGCGGAAGAATTTCAGATGCGTTCCAGATGGTATGGCGTTGATCCAAACCAGCCAAAATTATTGTTTTATGGCGCAGAAAAACTAACTGGAACATTGGGTGTGACAGTGGAAAACAATCAATTATCCCAAGGAATTTTGTTAGATGGTTCTTACCCTATCGGGTCGGAGTATATAAGGTTTGGACAAGGATCGGTGAGGGAATATCAAATTGGAAAATTTTATAATTTTTCGGAGATGGCAAAAAGATTTCAACAGGTAAAAGCAGAGAAGCAGGATTTTCCCCATTTGAATAGTATCTCGTACGTTCAAATCCTTTTGCTCGTGTTAGTTGGGATTGTTTCGATTTTGGTAGCGGTGTGTATCATCCGTTTTAAATTAACATGTGAGTGACCTTTATGGACGAGAAGGTGGTCGTATGAAAAAGATTTTATCCTGCTTATCTTGTATGCTACTGCTGTTTTCTATCCTAACAGCGTGTTCATCCGATGTGGAAACAAGGGAACTGGTATGGAATGAAAATGGATATGAATCATTGCTTCAAGCAGAAGAATTTGAGAAAATACAAAAGCTTTCAGGGAGTATCTTAAGTGAAACCCGTACCATTATCCGTTCCAGTAATTTAGATATCACCGTTGAAAAAGAAAATATTCATTTTAAATTGGCATACAAATCTTATATGGTAAATCCATTAAAACTAGAGGATTTGGAGCAGGAGTTGCCTCGTGCGGAATATGCTTGGAATATTCCGGTTCTCACCGATAATGGGCATTTTATTGTGAGCTGTCGTTTGAACCGAAAATTAAACACAAATAGCAAAGGGCTGTTGACCGATTCCTCCCTCCGCATAATTGCCAATCAGGAGGTCCGCTGGCAGACCTCATTATCGTATTATTATCCAAACGCTTCCAAGTTACCAACGGAAATACTGGATGACGCTTTGATCAATACGAATTTCGATCAGAGGGTACATAAAATATTTTTTGGCGATTGTAATAAGATGAGAGGATTGTATAGCCTCGTTTTACAGGATAAAAAACCTGTTTATATGGTTCCAATTAAAGATTTTAGTGTAAGCGGTATAGAAAAAATATCAGGAGATATGAAATCAGCCGGTGATTTTATAGATGGACAGCGCTATACCTATAAGGACTTTGCGGAACGGATAAACCGCGTAAAAGAACATAAGCACGTTTTCCCTTACGGAGGAGAACCTGGATTAATTACGAACCCAACCAGGCCGAAATTTTTAGAAGGCATTAAACCGGAAGGAATTGTTTTACTGATTATTGTAGCGGCGTTTCTTCTGACAACTGGAGGAATATTGGTTTACCAGAAGGTAAAAGATAGGGTTCGATAATAGAAGGGCGATGTTGATTCGCCCTTATTTTGATAGGAATTGATCATAGTAGACTTATTGTTTCCAAAAAAATGAATAAAAACAAAGATTTGGAAGCAAAAATTATTTTTGTTTTTTTGAGAAAAAGAGAAAAATTTATTTGATAAAGAAATAAATTCTTGGTTTATTTATGAAAAAACGTTTTATTGCAATGTTAGGAATGATTCCTATATAATATATACAAAATAAGTATAGTTTGTTGCAGAAAGTTTGGCGTACAATTGTTTGACATTATTCTTGTGGTTTGTTAAGATATTAATGCGAGATAAAGGATGGACGGAATAGTTCTTTATCGAAGGAAAGTGAACAAAGGCAGTCATACAAAAACAGGAGGGAAAATACATGGATTTTGTAACAGGAAAATGGAACAAAGAAATCAATGTACGTGACTTTATTGTAAGAAACTACACACCATATGATGGTGATGACAGCTTTCTGGTTGGACCAACCGAAAAAACAAAAGACCTCTGGCAAGAAGTAACCGATTTAATGAAAAAAGAGCGGGAAGCCGGCGGCGTATTGGATATTGACGAAAAAACAATCTCCGCTATTGACGCATATGCTCCAGGCTATATTGATAAAAACCTGGAAACAATTGTTGGCTTGCAGACTAACGAGCCTTTAAAACGTGCGATTATGCCTTACGGTGGAATCCGTATGGTGGAAACTTCCTTAAAAGCATACGGCAAAGAGATGGATCCAAAGGTTGCACGTGTATTTAAACACAGAAAAACCCATAACGACGGTGTATTCGATGTTTATACCGATGAAATGAGGGCAGCTCGCCACTGTGCGATTATCACTGGTTTACCAGACGCATACGGCCGTGGAAGGATTATTGGCGACTACCGCCGTGTTGCTTTGTATGGGATTGACAAGTTAATCGAAGAAAAGAAAATCGCAAAGAAAAACTTTGCTTTTGACTATATGGACAGCCCAACCATCCGTCAAAGGGAAGAACTTTCTGAACAAATCCGTGCTTTGGAAGCAATGAAGAGCATGGCTGCAAGATATGGCTGTGATATCTCCAAACCTGCTACCAACACACAGGAAGCAATTCAGGCGGTATACTTTGGCTACTTGGCAGCAGTAAAAGACCAGAACGGCGCTGCAATGTCCCTAGGTCGTGTATCTACCTTCTTGGATATTTACGCGGAAGAAGATTTGAAAAACGGTACCTTTACCGAAGCACAAATCCAGGAATTTGTTGACCACTTTATTATGAAGCTGAGAATGGTCCGCTTCCTGAGAACCCCTGAATACGATGAACTGTTCAGCGGTGATCCAACCTGGGTAACAGAATCCATTGGCGGTATGTGCAATGATGGACGCCACATGGTAACAAAAATGTCCTTCCGTTTCTTACACACCCTGATCAACCTGGGCCCAGCTCCAGAACCAAACCTGACTGTCCTGTGGTCCGAACGTTTACCAGAAAACTTCAAAAAATACGCGGCTAAAATTTCCATTGAAACTTCCGCGATCCAATATGAAAACGATGACATCATGCGAGATAAATACGGCGATGATTATGGTATTGCGTGTTGTGTATCCGCTATGAGAATCGGAAAACAGATGCAGTTCTTCGGCGCGCGTTGTAACCTGGCAAAAGCATTGCTGTACGCGTTAAACGGCGGTAAAGATGAACGTTATAACATGCAGGTTGCTCCAGAAATCGCTCCAGTTGGGGACGGCCCACTGAATTACGATGAAGTAATCCGTAAATTTGACTTTATCACCAGCTGGCTGGCAAAATTGTATATCAATACCCTGAATGTTATCCATTACATGCATGATAAATATTGCTATGAAAAAGCGCAGATGGCATTGCACGATGAAACTATTCTGAGGACAATGGCAGGCGGTATCGCAGGTTTATCCGTAGTAGCAGATAGCTTGTCCGCTATTAAATACGCAAAGGTTACCCCAGTTCGCAATGAAGACGGTTTAATCACCGAATTTAAAATTGAAGGCGATTATCCGAAATTCGGAAATAACGATGAACGTGTAGATGAAATTGCGGTTCAAGTGGTAAAAAGCTTCATGACAAAACTGAGAAAACACAGCACCTACCGTGAATCTGTTCCAACCATGTCCATCCTCACCATTACTTCCAACGTGGTATATGGTAAGAAAACTGGTTCCACACCAGATGGACGTATCGCAGGGGAACCATTTGCACCTGGTGCAAATCCAATGCATGGCAGAGACACCAACGGCTGTGTTGCTTCGATGAAATCCGTTGCGAAACTTCCATATGACTATTCAGAAGATGGAATTTCTTATACCTTCTCAATTGTACCAGGTGCTTTGGGTAAGGAATTAGATCAGCAGGAAAATAATCTAGTAACCCTGTTGGATGGATATTTTGCGGATGAAGGGCACCATATTAATGTCAATGTAATGAACCGTGAGGTTCTGTTGGACGCTATGGATCACCCAGAAAAATATCCTCAGCTGACCATCCGTGTATCCGGCTACGCAGTAAACTTTATTAAACTGACCAGGGAACAGCAATTGGATGTTATCAACAGAACATTCCATGACCGTTTCTAATCTGCTTAGAATAAGATGATATTGTAGTGATGATCCTGCGCAAGATGCGTGGGATCATTCGTTTGTAAGGGAAAGTCAACCAATTTGGTGTAGTATGATCGGGAGGTAAACATGGCTGGTAAAATTGGAAGAATCCATTCGGTAGAAAGTTTTGGCGCAGTAGATGGTCCCGGCATCCGTTTTATTGTATTTATGCAGGGATGCCCATTGCGATGTAAATTCTGCCACAATCCGGATACCTGGAACCCAAAGGACGGAACGGAAATTGATACAGAAACCTTGGCAAACCAAATAGAATCCTACCGCAATTTTATTAAAAAAGGTGGGGTTACGGTATCCGGTGGGGAACCCTTATTGCAGACTGAATTTGTTGCTGACCTATTAAAGCGATGTAAAGAGAAAGGATTCCACACTGCCATTGATACTTCTGGAGGAATCCCTCTGGAGAAAGCACTGCCAGCATTGGAACAGACAGATATGCTGCTGTTGGATATGAAGGATATTGATACCGACGGCGCAAAAGAGCTGACTGGTATGGGAAATGAAAACGCTAAAGCTATTTTGGAATACTGCCAGGAGCATGGCAAACAGGTATGGCTGCGCCATGTGGTTGTCCCAGGTTACACATTGGATCGTGATAAACTGGAACGATTGGCTGATTTTGCGAAAGCTTATTCCTGCATCGAAAAAGTGGAGCTGCTGCCATTTCACAAGATGGGGGAATATAAATGGAAAGAATTGAGGGAGCCTTATTCCTTGGGAGATACACAGGAACCAACCAAAGAAGAAATGACGTGGGTAAAAGAGATTTTTACCTCCCGTGGATTGCAACTAAACTAAATCAACAAAACCCCTTTCACACAAGATTATCTGTGGAAGGGGGTTTGTTGGTTTTTTTATGAAAGAAAATTTAAAGTAGAGAAAGCGATAAAAACTTTTTTATAAAAACGAATAGATATGGCGCTGGGGTTTTATGGGCATTTTGTTACAAGTATGATTCGTGTTAATCCAATAATAAAATAATGGAAAAATAAATCTCTCCCATGCGATAAATGATTTTAAAAATGATGTCATTCAGCACTTACCAAAACCCTAAATAGTTCCGAAATATTTCCTTTCGAGGAAAGCAGTTGGAATCCGTTTTTTTATTGTTACGGTCTTATCAAAAAAATTTTATCTGTCGATGAGAATAAAATCTTTCACTTTAAACGTGGAGTAAAGTAGGAGCTAATAGGAATCGTCTGGAAATAGAACAATTTTATAGAAACGGAAATTTCTATATTGATTGCGCGACAAGCGAGGTAAGTAATATGTTGAGGGGGGATTACCCATAGGATATCTTTGGAGTATTGAATCCTTTCTATATAGCATGATCCCACCAAAATAACAAAAAACCTATTATCAGATAAGGGATACCTGATAATAGGAAGAAAACCAGTATTACCGGTTATATAACTGGAGAATCCGGTTGGCGATCATCAGAGGGGAATCAGAGGCATCAATCGTATAACTGGAATTTTTTTGATAGAGTGGATAACGTGTTTGGTATAGTTCCAATAGTTCTTCCTTGGTGCGGGAATGGGCGTTAGGACGATTGGAATCTCCTGCAATCCTATGATAACAATCCTCAAAAGGCGCATCTAGAAACAAGACAATTCCATTTTGTTTTGCCAGCGTACCATTCTGTTCTATTGTCATAGCGCCGCCACCTGTAGCAACGACTAAGTTTCCTTGATGAGATAGCTCCCGAATAGCTTCTGTTTCGTATTGGCGGAAAGTCTGTTCCCCAAATTGGGCAAAAATCTGTGGTATAGTGAGGTGATGCTTTTTTTCGATATAATCATCCATATCCACAAAGCTTCGCCCCATCATCTTGGAGAGTTTCACGCCAATAGTAGTTTTTCCGCATCCCATAAATCCACATAAGTAAATTGTTTTTGCCATAATATCATTTAGTCACCAAACTGGGCTGTGACCATTTCCTCCATTTCTGCAACCAATGCCTGAATATCCTGTTTGGAATAGCTGGCGTCCTCCCAAATTTCGTGGGAAACAGCCGCCTGCCACACCAACATGTTCATGCCACCCATGACTTTTGCTCCATTGGCTTTTGCCAGTTTCATCAATTGAGTTTCCCGTGGGTTGTAAATCGCATCAAATAGGAATGCTGTATTTCCTGCAACTTCTGGAGAAACGGGACATTCGTCGTTATGGGGATACATACCACTGGGGGTCGCATTCAAAATCAAGTCGTATTTTCCAGTAACCGCCTGCAAAGAAGTGATGTGTACAGAGGATTCTGGAGAAAGTAATTTGATATTATTATAAGTATTTTCTGCTTTTTCATAGGAAGATTCCCTGACAGCAATCGTCAAATCGCCCCCAGCCAAAGCGGTTTCGATTGCCATCATCCTACCAGCACCACCGCAACCTAATAGTAGGACTTTTCCAGTTAAATCAGTGCCCAACATTTCGATGGAACGGAGAAAACCGGTTACATCGGTATTATAGCCAATATTTTTTTCACCACATTTTACAACATTAACCGCCCCATACCGTTTGGCAGAAAGGTCTAGCTGATCCAAATGGCGTAACATTTTAATTTTATATGGGATTGTAATATTAAATCCATTGAGCTGGAAGAGTTGGTCCGCTACATCGTCAAATTTTTCCAAAGGGATATCCTGAGCAATATAATCCGCATCCAGGTTACCAGATAATTCAAATAAACGCTTATGGATCGGTGGGGACATGGTATGTCCCAAAGGGTGCCCTATTAAAGCGTAATGTTGTGTTGACATAAACTGATCGCCGCCTTATTGAAGTTTTGCCAAAGCTGCTTCCACCGTTTTTTTGTTTTCCACATTCACAGCAGTGACATCTTTTAAAGTCTTTTTCACAAGCCCTGTCAGGACTTTGTTTGGACCTAATTCTACATAGTTTTCAAAGCCAGCTTGTTGGAGAGCGTTTAATTCTTTCACAAACTGTACTGGGGAAACCAGATGGGAAGCCAGATAGCTTGGCATATCAGAAAAGTCTTCCAATTTAGCACCTGTTAGGTTTGCGTAAAAATCAATTGCGGGAGTATGGAAAGAAATACCGGAGATTGCCTGTTTAAAACGATCTGCAGCTGGTTGCATGAGTTTGGAATGGAACGCTGCATTAACATTTAGTTTTGCGGCACGGCGAGCTTTGCCCTCAAAAGCAGTTACAGCAGCTTCTACTGCTGGGGTTTCTCCAGCAATGACCGTTTGAGCAGGGCTGTTATAATTAACTGGTACCACGTAGCCATCAATGGATGCACAGATCTCCGCAATGGTATCGCTGTCCAATCCTAAGATTGCATACATGCTGCCATCCTGATGTTCCGCACATTCTTGCATGGCGGCAGCACGTTCTTTGATGACACGGAAGCCATCTTCCAGGGATAGCATACCACTTGCTACCATAGCGGCGTATTCCCCTAAAGAGTGTCCGGCGACTGCTTCAAATGGGATGCCTTCATTTTCCATTAATTCCAATACTGCAAGGGATGTTGCCATGATAGCTGGCTGCGCCACGCCGGTTTTTGCCAGCTCAGCTTCTTCCCCGTCAAAGCAGATTTTTGCTAAATCAAACCCTAAAATATCGCTTGCACATTCATAAATCTGCAAGCTGGCGGGATTCATTTCACAGATTTCTTTTCCCATGCCAGAGTATTGGGAACCTTGGCCGGAAAACAGGTAAACAGTTTTTTTCATAAGCGTTTCCTCCCTTATAGCTGCTTTACAATCATCCTGTTATAAGATAGACAATATAGCGAAAATATGAAAAAACAATGAACTAATCACCGCTATGATGTGAACGCAGTGTTAAAGATAGAACACGTTTTACCAAAAGTACCCTAATTTTATTGACAAAGCAGCAAGTTGCTAATATGATTATAATTGAGATTTATTATAAGTAATCCAGTTGAATAAAATTTTAACATACATAGGGCAAAAATTGCAAGTGGATTTTCATATAAATTGATTATATAATAGATAATATTTTGATTGTTAGAATTGGAGGATAAAATTTTGACAGGAATTAAGCTAATTGGTACTGGTATGTATATTCCAGAAACAGTGGCCACCAATGAAGATTTTACCAAAATTGTAGACACATCAGACGAATGGATCACAAAACGAACAGGAATTAAAGAGCGCCATCCATCCAATGGGGAACCAACCTGGTATATGGGTGTACAGGCAGCGAAACAGGCAATGGAGGACGCTGGCGTTACACCGGATGAGATTGATATGGTAATTTCCACTAGTGTAACAGGGGATTACTATACGCCTTCTACTGCGAATATCATGCAGGGAAAACTGGGAATTCACAAGGCGTTTAGCATTGATATTAACTGTGCGTGTGCAGGGTTTGTTTATGGCTTTGACATGGCACAGCGATATATTGCCATGGATGACGATGTAAAAACTGTATTGATTATCAGTTCTGAGAATATTACCAAATTAGTGGATTATGAAGATCGTTCCACCTGTGTACTATTTGGGGATGGTGCTGGCGCGGCAGTAGTAACAGCAGGACCAAACCGCTGCTACACTTATTTGGAATGTGAAGCCCAGGACGCAAACAAGATTTATGCCCAGAATGCCCGTCCAGGCAATGCATTTACCACCCAGGAAGGCAGGGAAAAATATCTGGATTTATTCCCACAGGGAAGGGAACATTATATGCACATGGATGGACGGGATGTTTATAAATTTGCCACCCGTGCTATGCCAGAAGGGTTACACAAGGCATGCGAAAAAGCCGGTATAAAAGTAGAGGACTTGGCATTGATTATACCCCATCAGGCAAATTACCGCATCATCGAAACAGCGGCGAAAAACTTGGGGTTGAGTATGGACCATTTTTATTTGAATATTGATCGATATGGTAATATTTCTAGCGCATGCATCCCTGTTTGTTTAAATGAGTTAAAACGTGCAGGCCGTCTAAAAGAGGGGGATAAAATCGCCCTGGTAGGCTTTGGAGCTGGTCTGGTTTACGGTGCAACTGTATTTACAATATAATTTCCGTTACACCGAAAGACGGAGGATTGTTGGATGAGAACAAGAATAACGGAGTTATTGGGGATTCGATTCCCTATTTTGCAGGGTGGTATGGCTTGGGTTGCTGACGCACGTTTAGCGGCGGCAGTTTCCAATGGCGGAGGCGTCGGGATTATTGCCGGGGGCAATGCGCCGCCGGAGATTATTCGGGATGAAATCCGCAAGGTAAGGCAGCTTACTCGCCGGCCGTTTGGGGTAAACATCATGATGATGAGTGAATATGCCGAAGAACTGGCAGAACTCATGGTGGAAGAGAGGGTTCCCGTTGTGACAACAGGCGCGGGAAATCCGGGAAAACTTATCCCTATGTGGAAGGAAGCAGGAATTAAAGTAATTCCTGTGGTGCCCACAGTTGCGTTGGCAAAACGCCTGGAGCGGGCAGGGGCGGATGCCCTGATCGCGGAAGGATGCGAAGCAGGAGGCCATATTGGAGAATTAACTACCATGACTTTGGTTCCACAGGTGGTGGATGCGGTATCTATTCCAGTCATTGCGGCTGGAGGAATTGCGGATGGACGTGGAATTGCTGCCGCGCTGATGTTAGGAGCAGAAGGAGTTCAAGTTGGAACTCGTTTTCTAGTGGCGAAGGAATGCCATATTCACCCCAATTACAAGGCTATGGTGTTACGTGCGAAAGACACTGATACAGCGGTTACCGGGCGGAAAACTGGTCATCCAGTCCGTCAAATCCGAAATAAATTCACCAAAAATGTACTGGCTTTGGAAAAGGCAAATGCCGACCCAAAAGAATTTGAAGAATTTACCGTAGGTTCTCTAAAAAAAGCAGTGATGTACGGGGACACCGAACATGGAAGCTTTATGGCAGGACAGATTGCGGGAATGATAGATAGAATTCAACCGGCGGCGGAGATTATCTTGGAAATGTTTTCCCAAGCGGAACTTTGGATCTCTGCAACTGGCAAAATAATTTCAGAAAACGGAGGGGATTTTATTGGCTAAAACAGCATTGATTACAGGAGCATCCCAGGGACTGGGTGCGGCGATGGCGAAACGCCTAGCAAAGGACGGTTTTAACATTGCGATTAATTGTTATAGTGAAAATGAAGTGCAAAACGGTGGTGTGCAGACAGCAGAGGCTTGCCGTGAATTTGGAGTGGAAGCAGAATGCTTTATCTGCGATGTTTCCCAATTTGACGCTTGCGCCGGAATGGTAAAAGCGGTAAAAGAACGTTTTGGCACTATCGATGTATTGGTGAACAACGCAGGGATTACCAAAGACGGTTTGGTAGCACGTATGAGCGAAGCGCAGTTTGACGCTGTTACCAACGTTAACTACAAAAGTGTATTTAACATGATCCGCCATGTGAGCGGTATTATGATGAAACAAAAAGGCGGCCGCATCATTAATGTTTCTTCTGTTGCTGGGGTAAACGGCAATGCGGGGCAGTTTAACTATTCCGCTTCCAAAGCTGGGATTATTGGCATGACAAAAACCGCCGCAAAAGAATTAGGCGCCCGCAATATCAATGTAAACGCAATTGCGCCAGGCTTTATTAATACTCAGATGACAGCAGTATTGGGTGACGATATTA
This is a stretch of genomic DNA from Clostridium facile. It encodes these proteins:
- a CDS encoding shikimate dehydrogenase family protein produces the protein MSTQHYALIGHPLGHTMSPPIHKRLFELSGNLDADYIAQDIPLEKFDDVADQLFQLNGFNITIPYKIKMLRHLDQLDLSAKRYGAVNVVKCGEKNIGYNTDVTGFLRSIEMLGTDLTGKVLLLGCGGAGRMMAIETALAGGDLTIAVRESSYEKAENTYNNIKLLSPESSVHITSLQAVTGKYDLILNATPSGMYPHNDECPVSPEVAGNTAFLFDAIYNPRETQLMKLAKANGAKVMGGMNMLVWQAAVSHEIWEDASYSKQDIQALVAEMEEMVTAQFGD
- the fabD gene encoding ACP S-malonyltransferase; protein product: MKKTVYLFSGQGSQYSGMGKEICEMNPASLQIYECASDILGFDLAKICFDGEEAELAKTGVAQPAIMATSLAVLELMENEGIPFEAVAGHSLGEYAAMVASGMLSLEDGFRVIKERAAAMQECAEHQDGSMYAILGLDSDTIAEICASIDGYVVPVNYNSPAQTVIAGETPAVEAAVTAFEGKARRAAKLNVNAAFHSKLMQPAADRFKQAISGISFHTPAIDFYANLTGAKLEDFSDMPSYLASHLVSPVQFVKELNALQQAGFENYVELGPNKVLTGLVKKTLKDVTAVNVENKKTVEAALAKLQ
- the pflB gene encoding formate C-acetyltransferase yields the protein MDFVTGKWNKEINVRDFIVRNYTPYDGDDSFLVGPTEKTKDLWQEVTDLMKKEREAGGVLDIDEKTISAIDAYAPGYIDKNLETIVGLQTNEPLKRAIMPYGGIRMVETSLKAYGKEMDPKVARVFKHRKTHNDGVFDVYTDEMRAARHCAIITGLPDAYGRGRIIGDYRRVALYGIDKLIEEKKIAKKNFAFDYMDSPTIRQREELSEQIRALEAMKSMAARYGCDISKPATNTQEAIQAVYFGYLAAVKDQNGAAMSLGRVSTFLDIYAEEDLKNGTFTEAQIQEFVDHFIMKLRMVRFLRTPEYDELFSGDPTWVTESIGGMCNDGRHMVTKMSFRFLHTLINLGPAPEPNLTVLWSERLPENFKKYAAKISIETSAIQYENDDIMRDKYGDDYGIACCVSAMRIGKQMQFFGARCNLAKALLYALNGGKDERYNMQVAPEIAPVGDGPLNYDEVIRKFDFITSWLAKLYINTLNVIHYMHDKYCYEKAQMALHDETILRTMAGGIAGLSVVADSLSAIKYAKVTPVRNEDGLITEFKIEGDYPKFGNNDERVDEIAVQVVKSFMTKLRKHSTYRESVPTMSILTITSNVVYGKKTGSTPDGRIAGEPFAPGANPMHGRDTNGCVASMKSVAKLPYDYSEDGISYTFSIVPGALGKELDQQENNLVTLLDGYFADEGHHINVNVMNREVLLDAMDHPEKYPQLTIRVSGYAVNFIKLTREQQLDVINRTFHDRF
- the pflA gene encoding pyruvate formate-lyase-activating protein; the encoded protein is MAGKIGRIHSVESFGAVDGPGIRFIVFMQGCPLRCKFCHNPDTWNPKDGTEIDTETLANQIESYRNFIKKGGVTVSGGEPLLQTEFVADLLKRCKEKGFHTAIDTSGGIPLEKALPALEQTDMLLLDMKDIDTDGAKELTGMGNENAKAILEYCQEHGKQVWLRHVVVPGYTLDRDKLERLADFAKAYSCIEKVELLPFHKMGEYKWKELREPYSLGDTQEPTKEEMTWVKEIFTSRGLQLN
- a CDS encoding shikimate kinase, with amino-acid sequence MAKTIYLCGFMGCGKTTIGVKLSKMMGRSFVDMDDYIEKKHHLTIPQIFAQFGEQTFRQYETEAIRELSHQGNLVVATGGGAMTIEQNGTLAKQNGIVLFLDAPFEDCYHRIAGDSNRPNAHSRTKEELLELYQTRYPLYQKNSSYTIDASDSPLMIANRILQLYNR
- a CDS encoding 3-oxoacyl-ACP synthase III family protein produces the protein MTGIKLIGTGMYIPETVATNEDFTKIVDTSDEWITKRTGIKERHPSNGEPTWYMGVQAAKQAMEDAGVTPDEIDMVISTSVTGDYYTPSTANIMQGKLGIHKAFSIDINCACAGFVYGFDMAQRYIAMDDDVKTVLIISSENITKLVDYEDRSTCVLFGDGAGAAVVTAGPNRCYTYLECEAQDANKIYAQNARPGNAFTTQEGREKYLDLFPQGREHYMHMDGRDVYKFATRAMPEGLHKACEKAGIKVEDLALIIPHQANYRIIETAAKNLGLSMDHFYLNIDRYGNISSACIPVCLNELKRAGRLKEGDKIALVGFGAGLVYGATVFTI
- the rsmA gene encoding 16S rRNA (adenine(1518)-N(6)/adenine(1519)-N(6))-dimethyltransferase RsmA, which encodes MENLSNISTIKAILTKHGFTFSKSLGQNFLVNPSVCPRIAEQGGAKQGVGVIEVGTGIGVLTSELAQRADKVVAVEIDQRLLPVLEETLSDYHNIKIINQDILKVDLHKLIQEEFAGMQVVVCANLPYYITSPVIMYLLESRLPIDAVTVMVQKEAAIRICAQPGTRDVGAVSLAVRYFSEPRILFQVSRGSFMPAPNVDSCVIRLDIKKETPQNILDEKLFFRLVKAAFSQRRKTLVNPVSGSLGVGKPRLKQLMEESGIKSTARAEELTMEQFIQLANGITMLKK